In Catharus ustulatus isolate bCatUst1 chromosome 31, bCatUst1.pri.v2, whole genome shotgun sequence, the following proteins share a genomic window:
- the CCDC65 gene encoding dynein regulatory complex subunit 2: MAVPRGAPMAPAAAEGELLLLQKQALAEEEAAKAKQNLLARFLQVKLTHEEQSSMWGLHRVRTLWRSVQRKTKDQELRQDVEILSQTFSRVMDCKDGVIEMLVTDLKDAEEQQNRALRSHLHLTDQLLHLQRCRLGYLEEGFNAQVDALKAEFEAERRTILKQQEWESCCLKDMALASEQNHARNDHEALLNFQSARDDIKNQCWQDQQYSRLQLGARLEALWDQIQKARRSYNQATERKKVEFEELKKKCEKSSREIDTQAEKLQKLQEMVATTKSQIAAHLQESEKQSQLLRDDKELALQKLQKLRAQVNQAGITAHTNLVTLTCQCSATLKVLQQLVEKAQRILRLAEMCRRLETEEEKVLPFYPSSLAEWEQEKALRVLEEIPDEPLAQAMKDYVGLERFWQRFNKAKLEEKALEKAREDLANRNQDLRRLLQQYLAGAATNQKVVKDPQPLLTIKQKLHPQK, encoded by the exons ATGGCGGTGCCCCGTGGTGCTCCCATGGCCCCCGCGGCGGCCGAGGgcgagctgctgctgctgcagaagcaagCACTGGCTGAGGAGGAGGCGGCCAAAGCCAAGCAGAATCTGCTCGCTCGCTTCCTGCAG GTCAAGTTGACCcatgaggagcagagcagcatgtGGGGTCTCCACAGAGTCCGCACGCTCTGGCGCTCGGTCCAGCGCAAGACCAAGGACCAAGAGCTGCGCCAGGACGTCGAGATCCTCAGTCAGACCTTCTCACGGGTCATGGACTGCAAGGATGGCGTCATtgag aTGCTGGTCACGGACCTGAAggatgcagaggagcagcagaaccGAGCCCTGCGCAGCCACCTGCACCTCACCGACCAACTGCTGCACCTCCAGCGCTGCCGCCTGGGCTACCTGGAAGAGGGGTTTAATGCCCAGGTGGATGCCCTGAAGGCTGAGTTTGAGGCTGAGAG AAGGACCATTCTGAAGCAGCAAGAGtgggaaagctgctgcctgAAGGACATGGCGCTGGCCTCGGAGCAGAATCACGCCAGGAACGACCACGAGGCCTTGCTGAACTTCCAGAGCGCGCGGGACGACATCAAAAACCAG tgctggcaggacCAGCAGTACAGCcggctgcagctcggggccagGCTGGAGGCGCTGTGGGACCAGATCCAGAAGGCCCGGAGGAGCTACAACCAGGCCACAGAGAGGAAGAAGGTGGAGTTTGAGGAGCTGAAGAAGAAGTGTGAGAAGAGTTCCCGTGAGATTGACACACAGGCGGAGAAACTGCAGAAGCTCCAG GAAATGGTTGCCACCACTAAGAGCCAGATTGCAGCTCACCTGCAGGAGAGCGAGAAGCAGAGCCAGCTCTTACGGGATGACAAGGAACTCGCCCTCCAGAAGCTCCAGAAACTGCGGGCTCAGGTCAATCAGGCCGGGATCACAGCTCACACCAACCTGGTCACGCTCACCTGCCAGTGCAGTGCCACTCTCAAGGTGCTGCAGCAGTTGGTGGAGAAG GCCCAGCGCATCCTGCGCCTGGCTGAGATGTGCCGCAGGCTGGagacagaggaggagaaggtgctGCCTTTCTACCCCTCCTCTCTGGctgagtgggagcaggagaaaGCCCTCAGGGTCCTGGAGGAGATCCCTGatgagcccctggcacag GCCATGAAGGACTATGTGGGGCTGGAGCGGTTCTGGCAGCGGTTCAACAAGGCGAAGCTGGAGGAGAAGGCGCTGGAGAAGGCACGGGAAGACCTGGCAAACAGGAACCAGGACCTGCGTAGGCTGCTCCAGCAgtacctggcaggggctgcaACCAACCAGAAGGTGGTCAAAGACCCCCAACCCCTCCTCACCATCAAGCAAAAGCTGCATCCCCAGAAATGA